The following proteins come from a genomic window of Triticum aestivum cultivar Chinese Spring chromosome 6A, IWGSC CS RefSeq v2.1, whole genome shotgun sequence:
- the LOC123130820 gene encoding protein NRT1/ PTR FAMILY 8.3 has protein sequence MDAMERGQRAPLQPESHGPKVQEDDSLQLQVPLLKHKKRGGSKAPAVILLFECLESTAFNGISTNLVVYLETVLHGTNLASASNVATWFGTSYLTPVFGAIIADSFWGNYNTILVSLVVYLLGMMLVTFSAFVPTTTAALCAAGASCAGTAGTWGLSSQAVAFVGLYLVAIGCGGVRSSLLPFGAEQFDDDSPADREGKASFFSWFYLCVSFGPIISGVFLVWIQQNVSWGLGFGIATACIALAFAAFMLATPMYKRRMPAGTPLKSLCQVVAAACKKISVKVPAEAGHLYEVSDKIDSPQPRIAHTSDFKFLDKAAIVTESDMEERPEAATSWKLCTVTQVEELKILLRLLPVWITSVIVSSAFSQMNTTFVQQGSAMEMTILSVPVPAASLASFEVICVMTWVLLYNKVIVPALRSFSSSGDGEPSQLQRMGAGRLLMALTMAVAALVEMKRLDSAARGEEISISWQLPQYFFLAGGEVFCYIAQLEFFFDEAPDTMKSMCTSLALLTIALGSYMSSFIYAIVEAFTATGDSPGWISDDLNKGHLDYFFWAMAAMCTLNFVVYSGIVKNYRLKTVIS, from the exons ATGGACGCCATGGAGAGAGGCCAGCGTGCGCCGCTCCAGCCCGAG AGTCATGGCCCAAAGGTTCAAGAGGACGACAGCCTGCAGCTGCAGGTGCCACTCCTCAAGCATAAGAAGCGGGGCGGCAGCAAGGCACCCGCAGTAATTCTAT TGTTCGAATGCCTGGAGAGCACGGCGTTCAATGGCATCTCCACCAACCTGGTGGTGTACCTGGAGACCGTCCTCCACGGCACCAACCTCGCCAGCGCATCCAACGTCGCCACCTGGTTCGGCACCAGCTACCTCACCCCCGTCTTCGGCGCCATCATCGCCGACTCCTTCTGGGGCAACTACAACACCATCCTCGTCTCCCTCGTCGTCTACCTTCTCGGCATGATGCTCGTCACCTTCTCCGCCTTCGTGCCCACCACCACGGCGGCGCTGTGCGCGGCGGGCGCGTCGTGCGCCGGCACCGCCGGcacgtgggggctgagctcgcagGCCGTGGCTTTCGTGGGGCTGTACCTCGTGGCGATCGGGTGCGGCGGGGTGCGCTCGTCGCTGCTGCCATTCGGCGCCGAGCAGTTCGATGACGACAGCCCGGCCGACCGGGAGGGCAAGGCGTCCTTCTTCAGCTGGTTCTACCTCTGCGTGAGCTTCGGCCCCATCATCTCCGGCGTGTTCCTCGTCTGGATCCAGCAGAACGTCAGCTGGGGCCTCGGATTCGGCATCGCCACCGCCTGCATAGCGCTCGCCTTCGCCGCCTTCATGCTCGCCACGCCCATGTACAAGCGCCGCATGCCCGCCGGTACGCCGCTCAAGAGCCTGTGCCAGGTCGTCGCTGCCGCGTGCAAGAAGATTAGCGTCAAGGTGCCCGCCGAAGCCGGACACCTCTACGAGGTCAGTGACAAGATCGACTCGCCCCAGCCCAGGATCGCGCACACCAGCGACTTCAAGTTCCTCGACAAGGCGGCCATCGTCACGGAGTCGGACATGGAGGAGAGGCCGGAGGCGGCGACCTCGTGGAAGCTCTGCACCGTGACTCAGGTGGAGGAGCTCAagatcctcctccgcctgctgcccGTGTGGATAACCAGCGTCATCGTGTCATCGGCCTTCTCGCAGATGAACACCACGTTCGTGCAGCAGGGCAGTGCCATGGAAATGACCATCCTGTCGGTGCCGGTGCCCGCGGCGTCGCTGGCCTCCTTCGAGGTGATCTGCGTCATGACATGGGTGCTCCTCTACAACAAGGTGATCGTGCCGGCGTTGAGGAGCTTCTCCTCGAGCGGTGACGGCGAGCCGTCGCAGCTGCAGCGGATGGGTGCCGGGCGGCTCCTCATGGCGCTCACCATGGCGGTGGCAGCGCTCGTGGAAATGAAGCGGCTCGACAGCGCGGCGCGTGGGGAAGAAATCAGCATTTCGTGGCAGCTGCCCCAGTACTTCTTCCTTGCCGGCGGGGAGGTCTTCTGCTACATCGCGCAGCTGGAGTTCTTCTTTGACGAGGCGCCGGACACCATGAAGAGCATGTGCACGTCGCTCGCTCTGCTCACCATCGCGCTGGGGAGCTACATGAGCTCCTTCATCTACGCCATCGTGGAGGCCTTCACGGCGACGGGAGACAGCCCCGGGTGGATCTCCGACGACCTCAACAAGGGCCACCTCGACTACTTCTTCTGGGCCATGGCTGCAATGTGCACGCTCAACTTCGTCGTGTACAGCGGCATCGTCAAGAACTACAGGCTCAAGACGGTCATCTCGTGA